The genomic window CCATCGTCCACCTCGACGGCCCGGAACGCAATTGCACCGGCCACATCGCCGTGGCCGGCCACTGCATAAGCGACATCGAGGTCGAAGGCGGCACGCTACGCATCATCGGGAGCCGGATCGACCGGACGCTCGGCGATCGGGAGCTCATGATAGGAGCCGTGGGCGGAGTGCTCGAGATCCGTGAGAGCAGCCTGTCGCGCGTCGAGACGGTCTACGTCGAAGGCGGAAGGCCCGACGGGGCCGTTTCCGTGATTTCCGACAGTGCATTCAGCGGCACGGGTTTCGCCGTCCAGGCCTACTACGGAGCACCCCTTGTCGTCGAACGCAACGTCTTCACGGGTTTTTCACGCGCCGTCAACGTGTTCATGGCCTCGCCGCAGATCCGAGACAACCACATCCGCGCCTCGTCTTACGCCGGCATCTTCATCGCCGCCCAGACGGACAAGGCCATCCCGAACATGCCTTTGATCGAGGGAAACACGATAGAGGACTCGTTCTTCGGCATCGTGAACCTCAACGGGTTCCCCAACGTGATCCGGGAAAACACCTTGAGAAACAACACCGTAGGCGCCGCCATCGGCATACCGCCGCCACAGTTCGGCGTGAAGCGGCCCGGGCCCGTCTTCGAGCGTAACACGTTGGAGGGCAACCACATCGCGTTACGCACCTACGACGTGAGCACCGTGTTCGGCGACCCGGCCATCAGTTGGGAAGTACACGACAACGACTTCCTCTCATCGCGATGCATCGACATCGACGCGAGCGCCCGCATAGCATACCACGTCGACGCGACCTCGAACTACTGGGGTTCGCCGCAAGGACCGCAGCGGCACGGCGAGGGGTGCGAAGCGGTGGTCGGCGACGTCGATGTGGACCCGTGGCGGAGCGAGAGGGCGACGTAGGGAAGTGGTCCACACGAGCGGCGTGGATACGGCGGCCGCTGGGATGCGTTTCGGGTCCCACCCGCCGTTCCAACCCCTGCACCCACGTTGCAGGGCACTCAATGTCCTAGGGTCTCACGAAAAACCAGATAACCCCCGAACGTCGCCTATTGCCAGAGGCCGGATGTCGCTTTCCCGCGTTTTCATCGTGGTTTCTGTGACCCTGGCGGTCTTGGCTCTTCCGGCCGCGGGGGTGCTCGGTCCTGGGGACGGCGTAAAGGTCGGCC from Euryarchaeota archaeon includes these protein-coding regions:
- a CDS encoding right-handed parallel beta-helix repeat-containing protein codes for the protein MGLALALPSGPVVFVYEDGEYTFTAPLTVPAGTTVEFRNAIVHLDGPERNCTGHIAVAGHCISDIEVEGGTLRIIGSRIDRTLGDRELMIGAVGGVLEIRESSLSRVETVYVEGGRPDGAVSVISDSAFSGTGFAVQAYYGAPLVVERNVFTGFSRAVNVFMASPQIRDNHIRASSYAGIFIAAQTDKAIPNMPLIEGNTIEDSFFGIVNLNGFPNVIRENTLRNNTVGAAIGIPPPQFGVKRPGPVFERNTLEGNHIALRTYDVSTVFGDPAISWEVHDNDFLSSRCIDIDASARIAYHVDATSNYWGSPQGPQRHGEGCEAVVGDVDVDPWRSERAT